TGACCTTGCCCAAAGGCAGCGAGCCCGACGGCCACTGGCAATGGCTGCCGCTGGAGTGGAAAGCCCTGTGACCGCACTCATCCGAGGCCTCGGCCTGCTGGCGTTGTTGCTGGGGTCTCGCACCTTTGCCAGCGAAGCCGCAGCGCTCGACCCGCAGCAGTCCCAGGTATTCCGCGCCTGGTTCGTGCGCATCGCTCAGGAACAACTGACCCAAGGCCCGAGCCCGCGCTGGTATCAGCAGGACTGCGCCGGGCTGGTGCGGTTTGCCGCCAACGAAGCGCTGAAAGTTCATGACGACAAATGGCTGCGCAGCAATGGCCTGTCCAATCGTTACCTGCCGCCGGAACTGCAACTGAGCGATGCCCAACGCGGCCTCGCCCAGCAATGGCAGCAGGGCGGCGGCAAGGTCGGGCCCTACGTCAACGCGATCAAACTGATTCAGTTCAACAGTCATCTGGTCGGCCGCGATCTAGCCCAGGCCCGGCCCGGCGACTTGATGTTTTTCGATCAGGGCGATGACCAGCACCTGATGATCTGGATGGGCCGCTTCATCGCCTATCACACCGGCACTACCACCCCCACTGACAACGGCATGCGCTCCGCAAGCCTGCAACAACTCATGACATGGAAGGACACCC
The Pseudomonas lini DNA segment above includes these coding regions:
- a CDS encoding DUF1175 domain-containing protein yields the protein MTALIRGLGLLALLLGSRTFASEAAALDPQQSQVFRAWFVRIAQEQLTQGPSPRWYQQDCAGLVRFAANEALKVHDDKWLRSNGLSNRYLPPELQLSDAQRGLAQQWQQGGGKVGPYVNAIKLIQFNSHLVGRDLAQARPGDLMFFDQGDDQHLMIWMGRFIAYHTGTTTPTDNGMRSASLQQLMTWKDTRWIPDAANPNFIGVYRLNFLSQ